The sequence below is a genomic window from Schistocerca gregaria isolate iqSchGreg1 unplaced genomic scaffold, iqSchGreg1.2 ptg001517l, whole genome shotgun sequence.
GAGAATGACTTGCGAACGCACTTGGTTTTGCTATGAGAACCAGAGTAGCCTACAAAGGCCATTTTAGGGAATTACACTTTAAGAGCGAATTTATTAGACGTGTATGGACTTGAAAAACAGGCTAATTAATCTTAAAAGATATGAGGTCTCACGACTTTTTAAGATATCAGGGGAGAAGACTCCTGTTTCAGAGAGTCAATGTTAAAAAAcgggaattttttttattgaagaaaGACATAGCTCATAAAATGGAGCAAGAATACAATGGAAGGATTGAAATCATCTTTGGACCAATGTTTAGTGGTACGGGCAAATCAACTAGAATCGCTTTCTCGGTGTTCTACAGGACCGATTCCTTTTTTGTCATCATGCGGCGAAAAAAACGTATTTCGGTCCTGTTTTCTTTCTATAAAGAGATTGGATCCAAAGTTTTTGTTACTGAGAGTTTTGATATACGTTCTATGATTTTCCCAAATTTAATACAGGAAAAACGACCGAGTTAATTCGAAGGATTCGAAGGCACGCTCTTGCCAACAAAAGATGCATGGTAGTCAAATATGAATATGATCAGAACTATCCGGCCGCTTGCATATCAACGCACGATATGTACGTTTTTAAACGAAATCACACCCTTCGGATTAATACTTTGTGTACGCATAATTGCATACCTATGCACAATTCTGTCCGTCTTGTCTAATTCCATTTATGTGGTATTACAGGCAAAAATGGGATGCGGTTTCTTACGGCCGGACGCTCGGCGATTTAGAATCAATAGTGGCTCAATATGACGTGATTGGCATCGATGAGGGCCAGTTTGTATGTTGGAGTTTCAATATATTAGAGCGGCCAAAATATTGACAGTTCCTATTGCCTACATTTTTACTTAGCTTGGCTGCTGAGCTGGAATTTCAGATAAACCCTGCGTTCCCGTCTCAAAAAAATTTTCCCCCCACTCATTACCTGGTTGCGCTAACTTTTGATTTCGTATCAAAATGTCTATcactccccttttcgcagttttccCAATATCGCCCCCTTTTGCGAATCTCTCGCCAATCGAGGCAAGACGGTCATCGTCGCTGCTCTAGACGGCACGTTCCAGCGAAAGTGCTTCAATTCGATCCTCTCACTGGTCCCTATATCAGAAACCGTCGTCAAACTTTCTGCCGTGTGCATGTATTGCTTCAAGGACGCAGCCTTCACGATGCGCATGACTAGCGAGGTTGATATCGAAGTTATAGGCAGAGATGAGAAATATGTCTCCGCTTGCAGAGCCTGCTTTTTCAAAAACAGACAAAATCCAACCAAAGAAATACCACGAGgcaaataaaaaagttaatattCTCTCCGCATCGCATGCGTGTGAGCTTTTCGCGCGGAGAGGAACTGTGCAAATCCCTCCTCAAAAAAAAGGTCGGAGCTCTCTCTACATTTGAGATGTTAGGGCTTGCCACCTTCCACACACTTGAGGCAAAGATGAAGGGCATTAGCCAGCATCT
It includes:
- the LOC126332785 gene encoding thymidine kinase, cytosolic-like translates to MEQEYNGRIEIIFGPMFSGKTTELIRRIRRHALANKRCMVVKYEYDQNYPAACISTHDMQKWDAVSYGRTLGDLESIVAQYDVIGIDEGQFISYQNVYHSPFRSFPNIAPFCESLANRGKTVIVAALDGTFQRKCFNSILSLVPISETVVKLSAVCMYCFKDAAFTMRMTSEVDIEVIGRDEKYVSACRACFFKNRQNPTKEIPRGK